Proteins encoded within one genomic window of Thioploca ingrica:
- a CDS encoding 3-oxoacyl-(acyl-carrier-protein) synthase III, with product MNYSCIIGTGGYLPERCVPNGELEQWVNTSDQWIVDRTGIRNRHLAAEDQDLCDLAEIAARRALDAAHCQVQQIDLIVLGTTTPDRIHPSTACLLQARLGNHGAMAFDIQAVCSGFIYALSIADQFIRTGAIQTALVIGADIYSRLVDWTDRSTCILFGDGAGAVVLKASQEPGILSSHLHADGAYKDVLTVPATVAQGRLQGDGFTKMQGSEVFKFAVKALAEVVEEALVANQLNIKDIDWLVPHQANLRIITATAKKLGLPMEKVVVTLAEQGNTSAASIPLALDIAIRDGRIQRGHKLLLEAVGSGFTWGSILVKY from the coding sequence GTGAATTATTCTTGTATTATCGGCACGGGCGGTTATCTTCCAGAACGGTGTGTTCCCAATGGAGAACTAGAACAATGGGTTAATACCAGCGATCAATGGATTGTTGACAGAACCGGTATTCGTAATCGCCATTTAGCTGCGGAAGATCAAGACCTATGTGATTTAGCTGAAATAGCTGCACGCCGTGCGCTTGATGCCGCTCACTGTCAAGTTCAACAAATTGATTTAATTGTGTTAGGTACCACCACACCCGATCGGATTCATCCCAGCACCGCTTGTTTACTTCAAGCCCGTTTAGGTAATCATGGTGCGATGGCGTTTGATATTCAAGCCGTTTGTAGTGGTTTTATTTATGCGTTGAGTATCGCTGACCAATTTATTAGAACGGGTGCAATCCAAACCGCACTGGTTATCGGTGCCGACATTTATTCACGACTGGTTGATTGGACGGATCGAAGTACTTGTATTTTATTTGGCGATGGCGCCGGGGCAGTCGTACTGAAAGCCAGTCAGGAACCAGGCATTTTATCCTCACATTTACATGCTGACGGTGCTTACAAAGATGTATTAACCGTTCCCGCAACCGTTGCGCAAGGACGCCTTCAAGGTGACGGTTTTACCAAGATGCAAGGCAGTGAAGTTTTTAAGTTTGCGGTCAAAGCACTCGCTGAAGTCGTTGAAGAAGCATTGGTTGCTAATCAATTGAATATCAAGGATATTGATTGGTTAGTTCCTCACCAAGCCAATTTGCGTATTATTACCGCAACGGCAAAAAAGTTAGGACTGCCAATGGAAAAAGTGGTCGTCACTTTAGCAGAACAAGGTAATACCTCTGCGGCTTCTATTCCATTAGCCTTAGATATCGCGATCCGTGATGGTCGAATTCAACGGGGTCATAAACTGCTACTAGAAGCAGTGGGAAGTGGATTTACTTGGGGTTCAATCTTGGTAAAATACTAA
- a CDS encoding phosphate acyltransferase, which translates to MIPCIALDAMSGDYGPPVIVPAALQVLSEIENVHLILVGDEKLLTQAVGQQPAKIIQRLSIYHANQRVEMNELPSHALRNKKDSSMRIAINLVKQGKAEACVSAGNTGALMATARYVLKMLPGIDRPAIITALPNMLGGCTHVLDLGANVDASPEHLFQFAVMGTVLAQAVDNLPNPRIGLLNIGQEEIKGNEQVRKAGQLLMASPINYIGFVEGDDIYKGTVDVVVCDGFVGNVSLKTTEGVAKMISHYVKESFNKNLWTRFTGLLALPIIKNIRQKIDPRRYNGASLLGLRGIVIKSHGSADVLAFTYAIREAIIEVQKNVPAQISSQLTTLLTKKREEVVIEIASNRPTPMNNQLTGLLNEKRCVG; encoded by the coding sequence TTGATACCGTGTATTGCATTGGACGCGATGAGTGGTGATTATGGCCCGCCGGTCATTGTGCCAGCTGCACTGCAAGTTTTATCTGAAATAGAAAATGTGCACTTAATTTTGGTTGGTGATGAAAAACTTCTGACGCAAGCAGTAGGTCAACAACCAGCGAAGATAATACAACGTTTATCTATTTATCATGCTAATCAGCGCGTCGAAATGAATGAATTACCTTCCCATGCTTTACGCAATAAAAAAGATTCTTCTATGCGAATAGCTATTAATTTAGTTAAACAAGGCAAGGCGGAAGCGTGTGTGAGCGCTGGCAATACGGGTGCGTTGATGGCAACTGCTCGTTATGTCCTTAAGATGCTACCTGGTATCGATAGACCCGCTATTATCACCGCTTTACCTAATATGTTGGGTGGGTGTACCCATGTGCTGGATCTCGGTGCTAATGTCGATGCGAGTCCAGAACACTTGTTTCAATTTGCAGTGATGGGAACCGTTCTAGCCCAAGCAGTTGATAATTTACCTAATCCACGAATTGGTTTATTAAATATTGGTCAAGAAGAAATTAAAGGGAATGAACAGGTCAGGAAAGCCGGTCAATTACTGATGGCCAGTCCAATTAACTATATTGGCTTTGTAGAAGGAGATGATATTTATAAAGGCACGGTTGATGTCGTCGTTTGTGATGGCTTTGTTGGTAATGTGTCTCTTAAAACCACGGAAGGTGTGGCGAAAATGATCAGTCATTACGTCAAAGAAAGTTTTAATAAAAATTTATGGACCCGTTTTACCGGTTTGTTGGCTTTACCGATTATTAAAAATATCCGGCAAAAAATTGATCCGCGTCGCTATAATGGTGCCAGCTTATTAGGATTACGGGGTATTGTTATTAAAAGCCATGGTAGCGCCGATGTATTAGCGTTTACTTATGCTATTAGAGAAGCCATTATTGAGGTACAAAAGAATGTACCGGCTCAAATTAGTAGCCAATTAACGACTTTACTCACTAAAAAAAGAGAAGAAGTCGTTATTGAAATCGCTTCCAATCGACCGACACCCATGAATAATCAATTAACTGGCTTGCTCAATGAAAAAAGGTGTGTCGGGTGA
- a CDS encoding malonyl CoA-ACP transacylase → MKYALVFPGQGSQSIGMLADLNASYPVVTQTFAEASELLGYDLWKLTQAGPEADLNQTDKTQPALLAASVAVWRVWREQGVLLPAMMAGHSFGEYSALVCAGALKFTDTVGLAQDRGRFMQAAVLAGEGAMAALIGLSPQQVTEICDQVAQGQIVAPVNFNAPGQIVIAGHTPAVNRAIEQAKRSGAKKAVLLPVSVPAHSQLMKPAAEKMAERLAQVAVTVPNIPVIHNVDVAVKSEAAAIRSVLTTQLYSPVRWVETIEKMVTEGTHIVFECGPGKVLTGLNKRIAKTVTTLSIGDSHRNLEEAVAMIEKTVVCI, encoded by the coding sequence ATGAAATACGCATTGGTTTTTCCAGGTCAAGGTTCACAATCCATCGGCATGTTGGCTGATTTAAATGCCAGCTATCCGGTGGTAACACAAACTTTTGCAGAAGCCTCTGAATTATTAGGTTATGATCTCTGGAAATTAACTCAAGCCGGTCCAGAAGCCGATTTAAACCAAACGGATAAAACGCAACCGGCTTTATTAGCAGCCAGTGTGGCCGTATGGCGGGTTTGGCGAGAACAGGGCGTGTTGTTACCAGCCATGATGGCTGGGCATAGTTTTGGAGAGTATAGCGCCTTAGTTTGTGCCGGTGCGTTAAAATTTACAGATACGGTGGGGCTTGCCCAGGATAGAGGTCGATTTATGCAAGCCGCCGTGCTGGCTGGTGAAGGTGCTATGGCTGCCTTAATCGGACTATCACCACAGCAAGTCACTGAAATTTGTGATCAAGTGGCTCAAGGTCAAATCGTTGCACCGGTGAATTTCAATGCGCCCGGTCAAATTGTGATTGCTGGACACACGCCAGCGGTTAATCGGGCAATTGAACAAGCAAAGCGAAGCGGTGCTAAAAAAGCAGTCTTGTTACCGGTGAGTGTTCCGGCACATAGTCAGTTGATGAAACCGGCCGCCGAAAAAATGGCTGAGCGTTTGGCTCAAGTAGCGGTTACGGTTCCTAACATCCCGGTGATTCATAATGTGGATGTGGCGGTTAAATCTGAGGCGGCGGCTATTCGCAGCGTCTTGACTACCCAACTTTACTCGCCGGTGCGTTGGGTCGAAACCATTGAAAAAATGGTAACTGAAGGTACCCATATCGTGTTTGAATGTGGACCGGGCAAGGTATTGACGGGATTAAACAAACGGATTGCTAAAACCGTGACAACCTTGTCTATAGGAGATAGCCACCGTAACCTAGAAGAAGCAGTAGCTATGATAGAAAAAACCGTGGTATGTATATAG